The following DNA comes from Mycobacteriales bacterium.
TCGCAGACGGCGGCGACCACGTCGGAGGGCAGCGTCCCCTCCTGGTCGCACAACGCGACGAGAGACCGGGCCGGAGTGCCGAGATCGCTCAGGAGGTCGACGTCGCCGGCCGGCTCCGAGTCGTGTCCGGCGGGTGCGTCTTCGTCATCGTCGTCGTCGTCGGGCTCCGGCCCGATCCCGTCGAGCAGCAGCGCGGCGAGCCGGAAGTTGTCGACCGCCTTCGCGTCGGAGACGAAGACCCGCGGATCGTCGAAGTCGCCGTCGACCCGCAGGATGGCGAGGTATTCGTCCTCTTCCTCGATGAACAGCACCGTGGGATGGGCGCCGGCGCTGACCTCACGGGCCAACTCGGCGGCCCCGTCGACGTCCTCGACCTCGTCGAGATCGACCTCCGAGGCTGTCCAACCCTGTGCGGACCTGGCGACGACGATGGCGGCGTAAGACACGTCCCTTCCTCCGTGAGGTGGTGACTGCGGCGGGGTGGTGCGCAGGCTGATGTCAGCGCGGCAGCGCGTCGACCACCTGAGCGTAGGCGTACGCGAAACCGACGCGCCCGGCGATCGCCGCGATCATCTCGTCGGCGTAGAGATCCAGGTCGTCGAGGATCGCTCGTAGCTCCATCTCGTCCAGGCCGAGGTCAGCGAAGATCGCAAGATCGCCGACCGGCCACACCTCGTCGAGTTCGTCGTCGTCGGGCGTCTCCTCGCCGAGGTAGCGCACGGCCTGCCGGGCG
Coding sequences within:
- a CDS encoding tRNA adenosine deaminase-associated protein, with protein sequence MSYAAIVVARSAQGWTASEVDLDEVEDVDGAAELAREVSAGAHPTVLFIEEEDEYLAILRVDGDFDDPRVFVSDAKAVDNFRLAALLLDGIGPEPDDDDDDEDAPAGHDSEPAGDVDLLSDLGTPARSLVALCDQEGTLPSDVVAAVCENAGCLAELEMLREA